A DNA window from Ascaphus truei isolate aAscTru1 unplaced genomic scaffold, aAscTru1.hap1 HAP1_SCAFFOLD_2474, whole genome shotgun sequence contains the following coding sequences:
- the LOC142481280 gene encoding alpha-1-antitrypsin-like — MRPLPYLVLLITLTFASDHDTSHDIKNEHKNGQEEEDCAKAQAIAPANMHFAVNLYKHIASKSGSSAQNIFFSPVSISTAFAMLSIGAKSATHRQIIEGLSLNQTQIEEEKIHKAFEHLLLALNKPKSELQVSIGNALFVGDKVRILKSFAHEVEHHYHAAVISANFENPEDAGKQINDYVKNRTNGKIEELVRDLDEDTKMVLVNYVFFKGEWEHPFHPDSTRISNFSVDEHTEVEVPMMNHLGLYKIFLDLELGCEVIRLPYKNNTFMLLAIPELGKMHTLEEALSIETIIRWKNSTQTRLVELYLPKFSFSYSLKLNEILGDIGMTDVFSDQADFSGITEDFKLKVSKAVHKAVLDVDEKGTEAAGATAIEMVPMALFPSHRVDRPFLLLICSQETNSILFMGRVVNPTEK; from the exons ATGAGGCCTCTTCCTTACCTCGTGCTGCTCATCACTCTAACATTTGCTTCTGACCATGATACGTCCCATGATATAAAAAATGAACACAagaatggacaagaagaggaggaTTGTGCAAAAGCACAAGCAATAGCGCCGGCAAATATGCACTTTGCTGTTAACCTGTACAAACACATTGCTTCCAAATCAGGGAGTTCTGCCCAAAACATCTTTTTCTCACCTGTGAGCATTTCCACAGCGTTTGCCATGTTATCCATTGGGGCTAAATCTGCCACTCACAGGCAGATTATAGAAGGTTTAAGCTTAAATCAAACACAGATTGAAGAAGAAAAGATACACAAAGCATTTGAACATCTCCTCCTGGCATTAAATAAACCAAAGAGTGAGCTGCAGGTCAGCATTGGAAATGCCCTCTTTGTAGGAGACAAGGTGAGGATCCTGAAGAGTTTTGCGCACGAGGTGGAACATCACTACCACGCAGCCGTCATATCTGCTAACTTCGAAAACCCAGAGGATGCTGGGAAACAAATCAACGATTATGTGAAGAATAGAACAAATGGGAAAATAGAAGAACTGGTCAGAGACCTTGATGAGGACACGAAGATGGTTCTGGTTAATTACGTCTTCTTCAAAG GAGAATGGGAACATCCTTTCCACCCAGATTCCACCAGAATAAGTAACTTCTCAGTGGATGAGCACACGGAAGTTGAGGTTCCCATGATGAATCACCTTGGCCTCTACAAGATTTTCCTTGACCTTGAGCTTGGATGTGAAGTGATTCGCCTGCCATACAAGAATAACACTTTCATGCTGCTTGCTATACCTGAACTGGGGAAAATGCACACGCTAGAAGAGGCTTTGTCAATAGAGACAATAATAAGGTGGAAAAATTCAACACAAACTCG GTTGGTGGAGCTTTATTTGCCCAAGTTTTCTTTCAGCTATTCCCTTAAACTGAATGAGATCCTTGGGGACATAGGAATGACAGATGTGTTTAGTGACCAAGCTGATTTCTCTGGGATTACTGAAGACTTTAAACTGAAGGTCTCAAAA GCCGTGCACAAGGCTGTATTGGATGTTGACGAAAAGGGAACAGAAGCAGCCGGAGCTACAGCCATTGAAATGGTTCCCATGGCTCTATTCCCATCACATAGAGTGGACAGACCGTTTCTCCTGCTCATCTGCAGCCAAGAGACTAACAGCATACTATTCATGGGGAGAGTCGTCAACCCAACAGAGAAATAA